Below is a window of Lacrimispora xylanolytica DNA.
TTCCAAGGGGCATCATACGGGTAATCTGAAAGTTAAAGACTGGCTTTAATCCAAACACATTTCTGGAAACAAAGTCGGCCGTGATAGAAGAAGCCATGGTAGATAGAAGGATTTCCGGTGAGAAATGCTTATGTACCTCTTCCAAAGAGAACAGGACTCCGGCAATTGGTGCGTTAAACGCTGCGGAAAGACCAGCACTTGCCCCGCAGGTAATCAACAGCTTTTCTTCTGTTTTTCCCCGTCTTATCATACGGGACACACCTTTTGCAGACATGGCTCCAAGCTGGATGCTGGGACCCTCTCTTCCCAGTGATAAGCCGCAGCCAATGGCTAAGAGCCCACCTGTCAGCTTTGCTATGAGGACCTTCCACCAACAAGGATCAAGCGCCCCGATCATCTCCCCTTCCACCTGGGGAATGCCGCTGCCGGATATGAAAGATTCCCATTTTAATAAGCGGGAAACTATAAAGGCTGAAAAGAATAAGAAAGCAAACCAGAGCGGTATCATGAAGGTATGAGCTTTTCCATAGGCTAAGAGGAATTGAAGCAGTTTATCTGCATAGATCAGCAAATATCGAAACAATACCACCACCCCGCCAGAAACCGCTCCTACGAGGATTCCTTCCAGTATTAATTCATAGCGAAAGCTGCGAAATCGATGAATGGTATTTTTAACCGAATGGTCGTCTGGCTGCATGTTCATATCCTCCTGTTTTTAATAATCAATCTTTATCTGAAATAAACAGTTTCAAATTATAACTCTATTATATGTGGTTTGCAAGGAAAAGCCTGGTAAAAACAAAAAGAAACCAGGCTTGTATCGTAAAAAATACAAGTCTGATTTCGTACCTTATTACATAGAAGAATTAAGCAGCACGCCCAACCAGCTCCTCTGGAGATGCGGTTTCGTTATGGCAAACGATTTCTACCTGCCGCCCAATTCCTATAATCATGACTCCCATCAGGGATTTTCCATCAATGACTAATTGATTGCATATCACATCTACCTCATAGCTGCATTTCTCGGCTCTCACCACAAATGCAACCAATTCTTCTACGGTAGTAAATGTGTGCTTTATATTCCTCACTCCTACACCTCTTCCATGAATTTCTTTGGTTTTATATTCATATTTAACAAAATTTTCTGGATTTTATTTATTATTTATGCAGTTTTTTCTAATCTCAATCCTATTATTTCCATTGTATAAAACCTTATTCTGTTAAAATGCATTTATTTCACGAAAAACACTACACAAACCCGACATTATCGTGTATAATCGTATCGTTCGCATTTTTATGGTATGATGTTAAGAAGTAAAATGGGAATGATTTTATAGAATAAAATGAAATTTATTTATATTATATGGAAGCGTATCGAAGTGGTCATAACGAGCCGCACTCGAAATGCGGTTGTCCGCAAGGGCACGTGGGTTCGAATCCCACCGCTTCCGTCATCGACAAAGCCTGTAATCAAACTCGATTACAGGCTTATCCTATTTCTGTGGAGTTAACTAATCGTACCGGCTGGGCTCGTATCTAAAGGCTGATTGGATTGCCCTTTTCCATTGTCACACAAAATCAAACATACATACGCCCATATACCCATCCACTGTCTCTTAAACGGTACTGCCGATGCAGGCAAAGCCTCCAGCTATGGTTCCATTTTCTGCTTTTCTGCGTTTAAGCTGGTTATCCTTTTGCACATCATGGAAAAGGCGTGTACTTCTTCCTCTGTTAATGCTTCTTCAATCAGGTTCATGATTTCGTTTCCAAAGTCCTCAACACGGTCTAAAAAAGCTTTTCCTTCTTTGGTAAGTACAATATGGTAAGAGCGGCGGTCACTGGTCTGCCTTTCCTGAGTAATATAATTCTTTTCCAGCAAACGCTTTGTTAATTTTGAAATGCCAGACTGTGAGATACCTCTCATCTCAGCAAGTTCTTTCGTGGTTTTTTGCCCTTGCTTATTCAGTGTATCCAGTATATAGTATTGTGCCGTTGAAACACCTTCCACATTGAACCGATTGGAATCTGATACAATCATGCATTGAAAGGGAACATAACTTTCCTCTAATTCTTTTTTTGCCATTAAGTCAACCTCCTAATTTTCATTGATATACTTTTTCAAATGCGTTCCAGTCAGAGAATCTGGACAGTGAACCAGATCCTTAGGTAATCCTGTAAACATAATCTTACCACCATTCTGTCCTGCATAGGGGCCTATGTCAATCACCCAATCTGCTTCACAAATAATATCCAAATTGTGTTCTATGACAATAAGAGTGGAATTTTGTTCTACAAGGCGATTCATTACACCTATTAGTTGTTTTATATCTGCCATATGAAGGCCTGTTGACGGTTCGTCTAAGACATAAATCTGACCAACGTTTTCAAGCTCGGAAGCAAGTTTCATTCGCTGTAATTCACCACCTGAAAGGGTGCTTAATGGTTGTCCCAAAGAAAGATACGTGATACCAACGTCTGATAGTCGTTTTAAAACCGTTACGATTTCTTTTTCCTGAAAAAATTCAAGAGCTTCTGTGACCGTCATCTTAAGAACATCGGATATATTTTTTCCTCTTAGCTCATAGGCAAGCACTTCGTCCGTATAACGGTTTCCGTGACATTCTTCGCATACTGTAACAATTGTGTCCATAAACGCCAAATCTGTATAAGTAACTCCCAGACCTTTACAGGCAGGGCAGGCACCCTTTGAATTGAAACTAAATAGGGAGGGGCTTACATCGTTCCTCTTGGCAAATAATTTTCTGATCATATCAAAGATACCTGTAAAGGTTGCAATGTTGGAGCGTTTTGAAGCTTGTATTCCTTTCTGGTCAATAAAAACAGTTTCTGGATAAAACCGTGGCAATACTCCATGAATAAGCGTACTTTTTCCTGAACCGGCAACTCCGGTTACAACAGTCATTACTCCTTTGGGTATCTCAACTGATAAATTCTTTAGATTATGCATGGCTGCATTTTGAATGGAAAGGGAACCTTTCGGGGTACGAGTTTCCGGTTTTAGCTTGGGAATGTGGGATAAGTATTTCCCCGTAAGAGTGCCCGAAGTCTTTAGTCCATCTAAATTTCCCTGATATACAACTTCCCCACCGCGGGTTCCAGCACCTGGTCCCATATCAATAATATGGTCTGCAATTTTTATCATGTCTGGGTCATGCTCTACGATGAGAACGGTGTTCCCTTTGTCACGCAGCAATCTCATAAGCTCATTCATTTTACTTATGTCATGAGGGTGAAGCCCGATACTCGGTTCGTCAAAGATGTAAGTGAGGTCAGTCAAACTACTGCCCAGCTGACTAACCATTTTAATTCTCTGAGACTCCCCGCCTGAAAGTGTAGATGTTTCTCTGCTTAAGCTTAAATAGCCAAGCCCTATGGATACCATGTGATTCATCCGATTCACAAGCTCTGAAACAATGGTAGCGGCTACGGGAGCATGAACGGACTGGACAAAATCAAGAAGCTCATTCATCTGCATCTCCCCGCACTCCCCGATATTTTTACCGTTTACTTTACAAGACAGCAC
It encodes the following:
- a CDS encoding HPr family phosphocarrier protein, with amino-acid sequence MRNIKHTFTTVEELVAFVVRAEKCSYEVDVICNQLVIDGKSLMGVMIIGIGRQVEIVCHNETASPEELVGRAA
- a CDS encoding MarR family winged helix-turn-helix transcriptional regulator; protein product: MAKKELEESYVPFQCMIVSDSNRFNVEGVSTAQYYILDTLNKQGQKTTKELAEMRGISQSGISKLTKRLLEKNYITQERQTSDRRSYHIVLTKEGKAFLDRVEDFGNEIMNLIEEALTEEEVHAFSMMCKRITSLNAEKQKMEP
- a CDS encoding excinuclease ABC subunit UvrA — its product is MYDHYIKVSGARERNLKNINVLIPKKEITVFTGVSGSGKSSLVFDTIAAESQRQLNETYTSFIRHRLPHYGKPDVDTIENLSVAFIINQKRLGGNSRSTVGTITDIYSVLRLLFSRIGEPFVGYSDVFSFNNPSGMCEHCEGLGKIETIDLERLLDKNKSLNQGAIRFPTFEPGGWRLTRYIHSGFFDNDKKLKDYSAEELELLLYADGIKIKNPTPEWHKTSLYEGLILRIERSFLKKEDGEKVRYGKEIESFVVKQDCPHCHGTRLNDKVLSCKVNGKNIGECGEMQMNELLDFVQSVHAPVAATIVSELVNRMNHMVSIGLGYLSLSRETSTLSGGESQRIKMVSQLGSSLTDLTYIFDEPSIGLHPHDISKMNELMRLLRDKGNTVLIVEHDPDMIKIADHIIDMGPGAGTRGGEVVYQGNLDGLKTSGTLTGKYLSHIPKLKPETRTPKGSLSIQNAAMHNLKNLSVEIPKGVMTVVTGVAGSGKSTLIHGVLPRFYPETVFIDQKGIQASKRSNIATFTGIFDMIRKLFAKRNDVSPSLFSFNSKGACPACKGLGVTYTDLAFMDTIVTVCEECHGNRYTDEVLAYELRGKNISDVLKMTVTEALEFFQEKEIVTVLKRLSDVGITYLSLGQPLSTLSGGELQRMKLASELENVGQIYVLDEPSTGLHMADIKQLIGVMNRLVEQNSTLIVIEHNLDIICEADWVIDIGPYAGQNGGKIMFTGLPKDLVHCPDSLTGTHLKKYINEN